A single region of the Salvia miltiorrhiza cultivar Shanhuang (shh) chromosome 8, IMPLAD_Smil_shh, whole genome shotgun sequence genome encodes:
- the LOC131001240 gene encoding uncharacterized protein LOC131001240 has protein sequence MECPSTNLGKDSGEEENEVLCAIECLKSNRETVVPKRCRKNIAPGKTQILSIRRSRASATCRELFLQNIHASRNNIPKHIITFDEKYAIRCLQLIRNFAVRAAARNFSSKVDIFPDHTSHLAYIEDRSSSNMAIEYPLVGGTEVIVNSTGDWTIGTVSGSQTMINILKSPLLQQFGSLDANFVKTNFLGRSEHFDFAGSVKATDNVAPNVEKEVKFLDHRYASAPLHRREASVSSTSSSFSDQSSSSGSGISFQGMLQCTWKDGLPHHVFTVDDKREIYAADLSKVERSDDKGLDYLYTFHSRRNGKKERDIHDLESQSIAKMRVSSSIRFSSNDTEVRETQFILSIDSDNRTGEMQSSTQAHKKNKRLTKKMVDVFRPSQSYKQRSSSKAGAILEDTPLEPSEDVHDSFLDVGDRCAEYKYSPNLELAAIVVKDIYQHPKEAEAGGWGLKFLKKPGNKESLDATTRPKHSRNTGECSTSMDILIPAGIHGGPRTRVGGPSSIIERWKSGGHCDCGGWDVGCPLTIFNTGSGSTDCSSQECKSFDLFMQGSKQNIPIMKMVNIHKGLYYIHFQSSLSTLQSFAIAAALIHPRSPVIRSKVYRA, from the exons ATGGAATGCCCAAGTACGAACTTGGGGAAAGACAGTGGTGAGGAAGAAAATGAAGTACTGTGTGCTATTGAATGTCTAAAATCCAATCGAGAAACTGTCGTTCCGAAAAGATGCAGAAAAAACATAGCGCCTGGGAAGACACAGATACTCAGTATTAGGAGGTCGAGAGCTAGTGCAACTTGCAGGGAGTTGTTCCTGCAGAACATTCACGCCTCACGAAATAATATCCCTAAGCATATTATCACCTTTGATGAAAAGTATGCTATTCGTTGCCTTCAGTTGATACGTAACTTCGCAGTAAGGGCAGCTGCTAGGAATTTCAGCTCAAAAGTTGATATTTTTCCTGATCATACTAGTCATTTAGCATATATCGAGGATAGAAGTTCGAGTAATATGGCGATTGAATATCCATTGGTAGGTGGAACTGAGGTCATCGTGAACTCAACTGGTGACTGGACCATTGGCACCGTCTCTGGTAGCCAGACTATGATCAACATCTTGAAGAGCCCCTTACTTCAACAATTTGGCTCCTTAGATGCCAATTTTGTGAAAACAAATTTTCTTGGCCGGAGCGAACACTTTGATTTTGCAGGCTCTGTAAAAGCAACCGATAATGTAGCTCCTAACGTAGAGAAGGAGGTAAAATTTCTTGATCATAGATATGCATCTGCACCTCTGCATAGAAGGGAAGCTTCTGTATCGAGCACAAGCTCCAGTTTCTCTGATCAGTCATCTTCTTCGGGGAGTGGTATCTCGTTCCAAGGAATGCTACAGTGTACATGGAAGGACGGATTGCCGCACCATGTTTTCACTGTGGATGACAAGAGGGAGATCTATGCAGCTGATTTATCGAAGGTTGAGCGTTCGGATGACAAAGGTCTGGATTACTTGTACACATTCCACTCGCGAAGAAATGGCAAGAAAGAGCGTGATATCCACGATCTTGAGTCGCAAAGTATTGCCAAGATGCGAGTGTCTTCTTCAATCAGATTTTCTTCCAATGATACGGAAGTTAGGGAGACTCAGTTCATTCTATCTATTGACAGTGACAACCGCACAGGGGAGATGCAAAGCTCAACTCAAGCCCACAAGAAGAACAAGAGATTGACAAAGAAAATGGTGGATGTTTTCAGGCCGAGTCAATCGTACAAGCAGAGATCCTCTTCTAAGGCAGGCGCCATTCTTGAAGACACTCCATTGGAACCATCTGAAGATGTTCATGATAGTTTCCTCGACGTTGGTGATAGGTGTGCAGAATATAAATACTCACCGAATCTTGAGTTGGCTGCCATTGTTGTGAAAGATATCTACCAGCACCCTAAAGAGGCTGAGGCTGGAGGATGGGGATTGAAGTTTCTTAAAAAACCGGGAAACAAAGAATCTCTGGATGCCACGACACGTCCCAAACACTCTAGAAACACGGGCGAATGCTCAACAAGCATGGACATATTGATCCCTGCAGGTATTCATGGTGGACCAAGAACAAGAGTGGGTGGCCCTTCGAGCATTATTGAGAGGTGGAAATCCGGTGGCCACTGCGACTGTGGGGGCTGGGATGTTGGTTGTCCACTAACAATTTTCAACACTGGATCGGGAAGCACAGATTGCTCATCCCAGGAGTGCAAGTCGTTTGATCTCTTTATGCAG GGTTCAAAACAAAATATACCAATCATGAAAATGGTGAATATTCACAAGGGGTTGTATTATATCCATTTCCAGTCAAGTCTGTCGACTTTGCAGTCCTTCGCAATTGCTGCTGCGTTGATTCATCCGCGTAGTCCTGTTATTCGATCCAAAGTGTATAGGGCTTGA
- the LOC130998104 gene encoding uncharacterized protein LOC130998104 — protein MNLLVWNIRGFTDESKLVLKEHCRSFSPLLLGIIEPKTAFQNIPSSFWKSLNLVPCFQNSRINMCSNIWIFSQPDARTSLVFASDQVVIIDCAWQNKMFRVAVVHGASTYLLRRALWIDILDHAVSCYVVMGDFNAVKGAHERRSNCRPNVTSCEEFSDFINALGCIESPTIGLKYTWSGRRFMPSHVESKLDRAFFSDSFANFWSAAFTHVLPRNTSDHSPIVLSCHSNHMNNRRFFRFLNMWTLHPDFLELVKASWSRTIDSSCPIFAVMAKLKILRTEIRSWNRSTFGNVDTMLMEKQQDLLEIQEKIAAEGYTEDLFDKEIGAQACINSELSRKNSLLQQKSRSSWLQDGDRNTAFFHSMLRYKKKPHIISHLMIDGNTCVDQNRIGNHIVDFFTNLFTENDPQSDIVEVEAILDHVISEQNNNMLSAIPNEEEITAAVFQMDPNSSPGPDGFSGKFFQHCWDIIKKDVWRAVITFFSCAYLPLGCNASTLILIPKKEVVASVTDLRPIVLLNFFFKIISKVLATRLGVVAAQHVSNNQFGFISGRSIHDCIMLGSEGINCLRRSCNGQNMACKVDISKAFDTLRWGFLLNVLRVCGYNHRFIRWIEVILSSARLSILYNGDLWGFFGCTRGVRQGDPLSPILFGIAEDALSRLIHNCVRSGHLVPMQFSRGVNFPTHLFYADDILIFCKATKANARTLLKILNYYGDISGQIFSPSKSQIVFSDRVIARTKRQVTRILALTTGNLPFTYLGVPIFRGKPKASHLQAIHDRIINKFARWKGLQLSMAGRLCLINSVISSSLTHSMMVFRWPRSLLKDLDAKCRNFLWNGDVNKQPSCSVNWNRVCAVKAEGGLGIRSFVTMNKSFLMKMAWKVIEGNSFGFDIMKRRYLTPCCKVKAVAPSSVWNGLREETSELIWDSFSYIGKGDSTLFWLDDWLGYRIAEKCGVPFFLKEALTQTVADYFFDGVWHFTQAFVNSYPMVVCDILLLPIGDSDTRFWKPSLQGKVTATLAFSHHGHKFPTVSWGKWIWEPFIPVRRSLVCWRLLHDRMSTIDRLIRHGMITPNRCPICHRDSETSAHIFWDCALVRPVWTEFLKWFNFLEALNSADIHSFLVLAWSRKLSSQINNFWKGGIIAMIWAIWSQRNMCVFDNFNFCPKRILHVVRVSFLEMEMNFKKLGHMDNSWADYTVLRNIGIKGRAAPPPNYITVSWWPPTAPWMKVNTDGSAMGAPGAIGYGGVFRDHWGWVRGCFHYKYSMGYAFEAELLAVIMAIRFARMRHWTMLWIESDSTYVVGLLRERSKDVPWRFKASWDDTLSSLSLFQLHITHIFREGNKAADLMANPSRDEGWWPHEIEEIKDVVRQDMAMHSYVRISR, from the coding sequence ATGAATCTGCTGGTTTGGAACATCCGAGGCTTCACGGATGAATCTAAACTTGTCTTAAAGGAGCACTGTCGCTCTTTCTCTCCTTTGTTGCTGGGTATCATTGAACCCAAGACAGCGTTTCAGAATATTCCCAGCAGTTTCTGGAAGTCTCTTAATTTGGTGCCTTGTTTTCAAAACTCGCGTATTAATATGTGTTCTAACATATGGATTTTTTCTCAGCCTGATGCTCGCACTTCTTTGGTTTTTGCTTCGGATCAAGTGGTTATTATTGATTGTGCTTGGCAGAACAAGATGTTTCGGGTGGCTGTTGTGCATGGGGCTTCTACGTATTTGCTGAGACGAGCTCTCTGGATTGACATTCTGGATCATGCTGTGAGCTGCTATGTGGTGATGGGAGATTTTAATGCCGTTAAGGGGGCGCATGAAAGAAGAAGTAACTGCAGGCCCAATGTTACTTCTTGTGAGGAATTTAGCGATTTCATTAACGCTTTGGGTTGCATTGAATCGCCCACTATTGGTCTGAAATATACGTGGTCGGGTCGGCGGTTTATGCCCTCCCATGTGGAATCTAAGCTGGATAGAGCTTTTTTTTCTGATAGCTTTGCTAATTTCTGGAGCGCGGCCTTCACTCACGTCCTGCCTAGGAACACTTCGGACCATTCTCCTATTGTGTTGAGCTGCCATTCTAATCATATGAACAACAGGAGGTTCTTCCGGTTTTTGAATATGTGGACGTTACATCCGGACTTCTTGGAGTTGGTTAAGGCTTCGTGGTCTAGAACGATAGATAGCTCCTGTCCGATTTTTGCCGTTATGGCTAAGCTGAAAATATTGAGAACGGAGATTCGTAGCTGGAACAGAAGCACGTTCGGCAATGTTGATACTATGCTTATGGAGAAGCAGCAGGACCTTTTGGAGATTCAGGAGAAAATTGCTGCCGAGGGCTATACTGAAGATCTGTTTGATAAAGAAATTGGGGCGCAAGCTTGCATTAATTCGGAGCTCTCCCGGAAGAATTCTCTGCTGCAACAGAAAAGCCGTTCTTCTTGGCTGCAAGATGGGGATAGGAATACTGCGTTTTTCCACAGTATGCTCAGATATAAAAAGAAACCTCACATCATTTCGCATCTTATGATTGATGGGAATACGTGTGTCGATCAGAATAGAATTGGGAATCACATTGTGGATTTTTTCACCAACCTCTTCACCGAGAATGATCCCCAGTCAGATATCGTGGAGGTTGAAGCGATTCTGGATCATGTTATTTCAGAACAGAATAATAATATGTTGTCTGCCATTCCGAATGAAGAAGAGATCACTGCGGCTGTCTTTCAAATGGATCCTAACAGTTCCCCGGGgcctgatggtttctctggAAAGTTTTTCCAACACTGCTGGGATATTATTAAGAAAGATGTTTGGCGAGCTGTTATCACTTTCTTTTCCTGCGCTTATCTTCCGCTTGGGTGCAATGCTAGTACTCTCATTTTGATCCCCAAAAAAGAGGTTGTAGCTTCGGTTACTGATTTAAGGCCTATTGTTctcttgaatttcttttttaAGATAATTTCAAAAGTCTTGGCGACTCGGCTGGGTGTTGTGGCTGCTCAACATGTCTCGAATAACCAATTTGGGTTCATTAGTGGAAGGTCGATCCACGATTGTATTATGCTTGGCTCGGAGGGCATCAATTGTTTGAGACGTTCTTGCAATGGCCAAAACATGGCGTGTAAAGTGGATATTTCCAAAGCGTTTGACACGTTGAGATGGGGTTTCCTCTTGAATGTGCTAAGAGTTTGTGGCTACAATCATCGGTTCATTAGGTGGATTGAGGTTATTTTGTCTTCGGCTCGGCTTTCTATCCTCTATAATGGGGATCTCTGGGGTTTCTTTGGTTGCACTAGAGGTGTTAGACAAGGGGATCCGTTGTCTCCCATTCTGTTTGGAATTGCTGAAGACGCTCTTAGTAGACTTATCCATAATTGCGTCCGATCTGGGCATCTTGTGCCTATGCAATTCAGTAGAGGGGTGAATTTTCCTACGCATCTTTTCTATGcggatgacatcctgatcttcTGCAAGGCCACCAAAGCTAATGCTAGAACTTTGCTGAAGATCTTGAATTACTATGGTGATATTTCTGGTCAAATTTTCAGTCCTTCAAAATCCCAGATCGTTTTCTCGGACCGTGTTATTGCGAGAACTAAGAGGCAGGTGACTCGGATCTTGGCTCTTACTACTGGGAATTTGCCTTTCACTTATCTGGGTGTTCCGATTTTTCGTGGCAAACCCAAGGCTTCGCACCTCCAAGCGATTCATGATCGTATCATTAATAAATTTGCTCGCTGGAAAGGTTTACAGCTTTCCATGGCGGGTAGACTTTGTTTAATCAATTCGGTCATTAGTAGCTCTCTCACCCACTCCATGATGGTTTTCAGATGGCCCCGTTCTCTGCTGAAAGATTTAGATGCTAAATGCAGAAATTTCCTTTGGAATGGTGATGTTAATAAGCAACCTTCTTGCTCTGTTAATTGGAATAGAGTTTGTGCTGTTAAGGCTGAAGGTGGTTTGGGAATCCGCTCCTTCGTGACTATGAATAAGAGTTTTCTTATGAAGATGGCTTGGAAGGTTATTGAAGGGAATAGCTTTGGCTTTGATATTATGAAACGTAGGTATCTCACTCCTTGTTGCAAAGTGAAAGCAGTGGCTCCCTCCTCGGTTTGGAATGGGCTTCGTGAGGAAACGAGCGAGCTTATCTGGGACTCTTTCAGCTACATTGGTAAAGGTGACTCTACTCTCTTTTGGTTAGATGACTGGCTTGGGTACAGAATTGCAGAAAAATGTGGTGTgccgttctttttgaaggaGGCTCTTACTCAAACTGTTGCGGATTATTTCTTTGATGGAGTTTGGCATTTTACTCAAGCGTTTGTGAATTCCTATCCGATGGTGGTTTGCGACATTCTATTATTACCTATTGGAGACTCGGACACGAGATTTTGGAAGCCTTCGTTACAAGGGAAAGTGACGGCTACTCTTGCTTTTTCCCATCATGGGCATAAGTTTCCTACGGTCTCTTGGGGAAAGTGGATTTGGGAGCCCTTCATTCCGGTTCGTAGATCGTTGGTGTGCTGGCGTTTGTTACATGATAGAATGTCGACTATTGATAGGCTCATTAGACACGGAATGATCACTCCGAACAGGTGTCCTATCTGCCATAGAGATTCTGAGACGTCGGCACACATTTTCTGGGATTGTGCGCTTGTGAGACCTGTCTGGACCGAGTTCTTAAAGTGGTTTAACTTTCTGGAGGCCTTAAACTCGGctgatattcatagttttttggttCTTGCTTGGAGTAGGAAGCTGAGTTCTCAAATTAATAATTTCTGGAAAGGTGGGATTATTGCCATGATTTGGGCTATTTGGAGTCAACGTAACATGTGTGTCtttgacaattttaatttttgtccGAAGCGCATTCTTCACGTGGTGAGAGTGTCTTTCCTGGAGATGGAAATGAATTTTAAGAAGCTTGGTCACATGGACAATAGTTGGGCGGATTATACTGTTTTAAGGAATATTGGTATTAAAGGTAGAGCTGCACCTCCGCCGAATTATATCACGGTCAGCTGGTGGCCGCCTACGGCGCCTTGGATGAAAGTCAATACGGATGGCTCAGCTATGGGGGCGCCGGGTGCTATTGGATATGGAGGAGTTTTCCGCGATCACTGGGGATGGGTTCGAGGATGTTTCCATTACAAGTACAGCATGGGTTATGCTTTTGAAGCGGAATTATTGGCTGTTATTATGGCCATTCGTTTTGCTCGAATGAGACACTGGACGATGCTTTGGATTGAGTCTGACTCCACCTATGTAGTTGGTCTGCTACGTGAAAGGTCTAAGGATGTGCCTTGGAGATTCAAAGCTTCCTGGGACGACACTCTGAGTTCCCTGTCTTTGTTTCAGCTTCACATCACACATATTTTTCGGGAAGGAAACAAGGCTGCGGATTTAATGGCGAACCCTTCGCGTGACGAGGGCTGGTGGCCTCATGAGATTGAAGAGATAAAAGATGTCGTTCGGCAAGATATGGCTATGCACTCTTATGTTCGTATTTCCCGTTAG